The genome window AAGAGCACGTAGTCCTTCCGTGTCTACCACAAGAATGTAGTCAAACGTGAATTTCTCCTTGACCTCCTCAGACACTTTAACCAGCTGCATGAAGGCTCCCTTGGTGCACCTGCCAGCACTCACTGCAAACTCTAACCCAAACATGGCATTCAGCATTGTTGATTTTCCACTGCTTTGTATTCCCAAAACTGAAAGAACAAAAACTCTCTTATCACCTAGTTTTTTGATGACCTCATCTAAAAGACTAGAGATCCATGTCAGCGGGACATTACCTGCATCACCATCCATAAGCTCCATTGGGTGTCCTGATATCATCAGCTCTGCAGCAAGCTCGGGGTATTTAAACCAGTCTGTATGTTTGCATTCTTGTTTCTTCTGAGATTTATGGGCTTCATAGATCTGCCCCATTTCTCTAAAGATGTGCTCCAAACCAAAAGTTGCTGACTGGAgttttgttgatatttgttCAAGCtcagtttgtttgcttttgaaaaggtcagatttgttgtgtttctttttcagagCCAAGACCTCAGACCATGTTTTATCATAGTTTTGCAGAATTACGGACAGATCATCAGTAACATGGTCATCAAGGAAGATCTGAGTCCATTTCAGGAAATACTGTCTCTCAGTTGATGACAGAGACAAAAGATTATCAGTAAACAGCTTTATCAGCTCACTACAGGAATGTTTGCACTGATCTTGTCGTATTTTTATCagttcattttcctttttagaTTTCTCAATCTCAATCTGTCCTGTCAGGTGGTAcagctctttttttattctgctcCACTCATGCCACAATTGGCCTTGACAAGGGAGGAATTTGCTTTTGATTTCTGTGACATCCTGTATCTTCTTAAGCAAATTCATCATTTCCAATGCAGCAGTTTTCCCTTTTCGGCAGACTGGGTCATCTTCATCCACTCTGATTCCAGGGACCTCTGCCATACTTTCAAGGTGGAAGGATGTTTGTGACTcacacaaaatgtgtccaaTGATTGTTTTCAGTTCTTCAGTAATATCTGAATGACTTCTGTCTTTTAGACTTATTTTGTATCTGCCCTGTTTCTTCTGATGTTTACCACCGTCAGTATCAGTAGTGAGAATAATGAGAGGCTTTGGAAGTTTCCAGAGAGCCTCGATTACTCCCCAACTTTTGTGACCCTTTTCCAGAGTTGGTACAagcacaacattaactgaagaTTTTTCAATAAGTATGTCACGCTGTTTCTCAAACAACAGAGCATCACCATGGAGATTACAGAAGGCAACACAGTCATTGAAGGCATCATTACATTTTCCAGCTGGGCAGTACCAGGCAATCTCTGCCATGCCATCCACCAAGTGGCGAGTTTTGTTGCTTCCTTGAAGGTGTTTGTGGAAGAAAGTGCTGTGACGGTCGTTGATCAACGTGTTTATCAGCTGAGATTTTGACACTGATAGTGAATCCAGTCGCAAAAATGACACCATGGGTGTCTTGGCTTTGCAGATGGGCATGCTCTTCATTATTTTGCTGTCAGTTTGGATATCAGTTGTCTTCCagctttttgttatttttctgaatGTCCAAAGAGGACACTCAATATCCATCGTGACTGGGTCAGGAACAAGCAAAGGTAAAGCATACTGACATTGTGAGAGCTTTGATACAATGTTCTGCTTGAGGAAGCTGTCTGAACAGTGAAATACTGCCATTTGAATGTCCATTGGATGCAAATGagtctcttttgtttgtttagtgtCTTCACTTGTGCTAAAAAAATCATCCATATCATCTATGTCCTCTACTTCAGCACTATCACACACTTGAATAGGTTTTGAATCGCTCACCTCGGGAATCTCTTGTTTAACAGGAATATATCTGGCTCTGTAGTCTAACATGAGAAGCTTGTGAAGAAATGTATTTGTTAATTCTTTCTCTGAAGTCACATGGTACTTTTTCATAGCTGGACCAATTTTGAGAAAATCTTCTGAAGTCAACTTCTGTTGATGTTTGTCTTGAAGATCAAGTCCGAGCAGTGTTTCAGTTACTCTTTGGTGTTGATTTTCCTTGTCGATCTCTTCAGAAATCTTCACAGAATTTGGCATTTTTCCAACCTAAAAATTCAATATTGTGGTCAAACTTTACAATTATATGTAAGTTTTTATTCTGTGTATAATGAATCATGAACTACCTGTTGATTAATTACTTGCTAATTAACTGTGGCTGAATAACTCAGCTTTAGTTAGAGGAGATAATGATAAGTaattagtgtgtgtttgcaccagaatctaacattttatgttttactacTCTACAACTAAAGTAAAGCAGGAACAAAGACAGTAATTGTTTTAActattcacacatttttacacaataaTCTGCATCACCTCATGATTCATCAATAGTATCTCAATCTGTTGTTCTCTTTCTGATCATTTGTAAACTGCATCCAAAAGcatgaaaaacattaaaattacaTATGAAATGAAAACTCATAAGCTCTTAGCTTTAGTTTCTTACCTTGTCcttgttttcattgttaacCTCATCTGCAGCACCTACAGTGAAATTATAATTTTCATTAGAGGAGCTGGAGCACACAGAAGCAGAAATATTTTTAAGTGTAAAcaattttacagttaaaaaacattttattcaggTGTTTTTAAGTTGAATTTAAAGATTTAAGTTGAAGAACATGTCTTTTCTGGGCAGCATTATAAAAGTTGTGTCAAGGCAGCTGACAAGACTCAACTGGTTCCCATTATTCATCAACCTCAAAATGAAAGTTCCAGATCATTCTGTTTTCTAGATCAAGTGTTTGCCAGTATTCTCAAGCTTTCTGTTCGTAATTTTTGCCTCTTTGGTTTTTCCAGGCTGCTCTGCCACTGCTtcagctttttgttttctctgagtCTTGTAACAACCAAGTTAGTGACAATACAATCTAAATATGTATCTGAagtaatgtgaaaataaaatcgGATCaaagttttgcttttcttatttGTTGCAGATGGTATTTCAGATATAAATTCATACCTTTTGCCACTGGGCTGTCATCATTCTTTGAGTGCTCAACATCACCGGGTTCAATCAGCAGGTCACTCTGAGAAATCAGATGATTTTAGCTTTATtggttatttattaaaacagaaacCTAGAACTGGAGAATATACAATCTTCTCTTATCATAAATGCTTATTGCGACACGAGGGTTATTACTAAGTTATACTCCAAATACCGACAACGCCACCttgggttatggcccaaggaccAGTAGTAAAGGTCAACTAATACCTTCAGACAAAAAGACACTCGGGTTCGTTTACTCAGGGAGGGAATGAGACGGAGTTCAATGATCATgtctaacaattatttttaaaacaatcatAAGATTGGcactgtaacacaaaaaaagaaaagagcccaACAAAAAGGGGGATGTAGTCTGAGGCTTACCGGCTGGAGGAGGGGTTTGGTAGGGGAAGTGACatccaaaaggaaaaggaggacaccccacacacacagcaaaaggtgacgtgtaaacaaataaaatcttaaaaagggatcacacagcacacaggaccaCGACCACCCAGGAGAACCACCACCGTCGGCCTTCCACTaaggggagaggaaaacacaattaaacggGCTCAAATTTAAGCAAccaaatataaatgatcaattgataaactgagaaatgttaaattatattaataaatcaaccaaacacaagaaacaaaagagtctctggccagagatatcaactcaacaattaaccaatttaacagtttgaaatcagattgatcatattaacaacataaattcaaccattaaacaaagagtaaataagtaaacaattAAACCAAACCTTGCCGGATTACACTtaaaacactctcacacacacacacacacacctatagtTCACAATCTTAGCGAGTGGCTGAGAGTTCGGGCAGACTCGTCGCATCCAGTACGCGTTAcagccacacatacacacacacacacaatgcaatcACACGTAGCAGCGGTAAACAGGCTGTCCACAGGCGGCCGACCGGATCGGAACCAGGCCGTCGGAGCAACAGTCACCGAGCAACAGGACAGCAACAGGAAAGCGGCAGAACAGCGGCGAAACAGCGGCGAAGCAGCGGCCAAATAGCCGTGGTTAATCAGCTGTGTTTACACTTGGCGTTGGCGTTAGCCTTAGCGTTAGCGTTAGCGCTAGCCTTAGCGTTACAGTTCCAGTTATAAGTCCGGGTGCATTGGCATCCCGtccaaagagggagaggggtgaAGAATTCAGGCGTGGCAGGGAAGACAGCCAccatgcagcacacaaccagcaGACAATGCTCTGGTTGCGGCAATAAACACCGTCCCGACTGATCGGCTCGACCGCGGTGAAGACGCCGGATCTGTGCTCGGATGTGATATAAATACTGTCAATAAATGCAAAAGTTAAatgaactgtatagtggaaactGACTACAGTGAAAATATTTTACCTTCACTGTAGCTGCAGTTTCCTCCAACTCATCTTCTGACAgatcatgtaaaaaataaattgcacagggttagcattaaaaatatttccAAACCATATCAGTCAGACTCTACAATCTAAATATGTATCTGAAGTAACGTGAAAATAAAATCGAATCaaagttttgcttttcttatttGCTGCAGATGGTATTTCAGATATAAATTCAGACTGACCTTTTGCCACTGGGCTGTCATCATTATTTGAGTGCTCAACATCACCGGGTTCATTCAGCAGGTCACTCTGAGAAATCAGATGATTTTAGCTTTATtggttatttattaaaacagaaacatataACTGGAGAATATAAAATCTTCTCTTATCATAAATGCTTAAATCAAATGTAGACTAATGACCTTCACTTTGACGTTAGATGAACTCTTCCCCTCATCTTCTGCAGGACAACCtggaaataaataagtaaataaataaataacaaaaaactccTCTCTGTCAAAGatgttttatacacacatacacatactgggTAAGTCATTTGTGTATATTGGGTATCAAATAAGTATAAACAGTTTTACCATTATAATTATGCAGGACAGTCattatataacaataataataatgatttattcAAGGAagcttttttgttattatagaTTTCTGCTTGGGGTATTTGTGCGTGAATTAAATTCCACaaattgcattttgttttgaaagtgcCAGATGTCGTAGGTGAAATGATTGGCCCCCTGTACATACTTTGTAATTTGATGCTCTGCCATTTACATAAAATTGCGACCTTTTGGACCAGTCCAATAAATATGTTTAGGTATCCCTGTATGAGCACCACGTTCTTGTTGGACTGTCAGCTATATTGTTGCTGATGTGTGGATCTCacaatttaaacatgaaaatctCACCTGTCTGATTTTGCTGAAACTCTGAGGAATCCGTCCCttcttctgtgtttgatttgaagTCCACATGTTTTGGCTCATCATTCTCATCCAGCGTCCCTCTGCTGCCGCAGTATGGCTTCTTTTCAGAGACCATAACATCTATTTTTTCCAGCAGTGCTGTCATTTCCTTAACATCTGTCATactttttgtgcatgtgtggtaCCTTTTTTCATCAAAACCTGTGTTGGCTTTCAAATCTGTCAGTGCACtttcacactctgcatctgcatCATGAGTCACAACTGTTATTAAATAAGAAAGTGACTCTTTCCCAAAAGCCTTTTCCAGCCACTGCACTCCTGCACTATGTTGGCTGCTATCCAGACTATTTGGTAATATCAGGAGAAAAACATGAGCTCCCTGATTTAGCAGGAGGTtctcagtgttttgctgaccAAGCATGTTGATCACAGAGATGTGTCGAGCACACAGATCATACAGTTTGGGTGACAGATGCTGCATATGTGTCTGCTCATCGTTGGCAAGCAAGATATTTTCCGGTCCAATCTCAATAGAATTTGTGTCACCAATTAACACAAGAGTAAACTCTGGATTCACTGGGAAAAAACGAATGGCACCATGTTAGAAATATTTCAAACAACATTCTAAGAGTTTAATAATGGAAAAGAACTAAAAGAACAAATTCTCACATTCATTAGGTTGTGATGGTGGACTTGTGTCCATCAGTGTTTTATTGTCCTCTGTAGAGCCTGTATTGGCAGTTAAAAACGAAAAGTCTGCAAACATCAGAGATTAATTTGAttagttttcttattttttcaaaGAATTTGACATATTGCAGAAATGTCATTTATAACAttgattaaaatgcaaaaatatgaCCTTTCCCATTGGATGATAAAGACTTGATTTCAGactctctgtcttttctgtctCCATGTTGTTCCCTTTCACCAGGTTTATTCACTGGATCAATCTAAGAACAAGAATAAATTGTTTGAGAAATACTGAAAAATTGAATATAGTTGTGTGATATAAATACTGTCAATAAATGCAAAAGTTAAATGAACTGTATGCTGGAAACTGACTACAGTGAAAATTACCTTTGCTGTAGCTGCAGTTTCCTCCAACTCATCTTCTGACAgatcatgtaaaaaataaattgcacagggttagcattaaaaatatttccAAACCATATCAGTCAGACTTTACAATCTAAATATGTATCTGAAGTAACGTGAAAATAAAATCGAATCaaagttttgcttttcttatttGCTGCAGATGGTATTTCAGATATAAATTCAGACTGACCTTTTGCCACTGGGCTGTCATCATTATTTGAGTGCTCAACATCACCGGGTTCATTCAGCAGGTCACTCTGAGAAATCAGATGATTTTAGCTTTATtggttatttattaaaacagaaacatataACTGGAGAATATAAAATCTTCTCTTATCATAAATGCTTAAATCAAATGTAGACTAATGACCTTCACTTTGACGTTAGATGAACTCTTCCCCTCATCTTCTGCAGGACAACCtggaaataaataagtaaataaataaataacaaaaaactccTCTCTGTCAAAGatgttttatacacacatacacatactgggTAAGTCATTTGTGTATATTGGGTATCAAATAAGTATAAACAGTTTTACCATTATAATTATGCAGGACAGTCattatataacaataataataatgatttattcaaggaagctttttttgttattatagaTTTCTGCTTGGGGTATTTGTGCGTTGATTAAATTCCACAGTAAAGaaattgcattttgttttgaaagtgcCAGATGTCGTAGGTGAAATGATTGGCCCCCTGTACATACTTTGTAATTTGATGCTCTGCCATTTACATAAAATTGCGACCTTTTGGACCAGTCCAATAAATATGTTTAGGTATCCCTGTATGAGCACCACGTTCTTGTTGGACTGTCAGCTATATTGTTGCTGATGTGTGGATCTCacaatttaaacatgaaaatctCACCTGTCTGATTTTGCTGAAACTCTGAGGAATCCGTCCCttcttctgtgtttgatttgaagTCCACATGTTTTTGCTCATCATTCTCATCCAGCGTCCCTCTGCTGCCGCAGTATGGCTTCTTTTCAGAGACCATAACATCTATTTTTTCCAGCAGTGCTGTCATTTCCTTAACATCTGTCATactttttgtgcatgtgtggtaCCTTTTTTCATCAAAACCTGTGTTGGCTTTCAAATCTGTCAGTGCACtttcacactctgcatctgcatCATGAGTCACAACTGTTATTAAATAAGAAAGTGACTCTTTCCCAAAAGCCTTTTCCAGCCACTGCACTCCTGCACTATGTTGGCTGCTATCCAGACTATTTGGTAATATCAGGAGAAAAACATGAGCTCCCTGATTTAGCAGGAGGTtctcagtgttttgctgaccAAGCATGTTGATCACAGAGATGTGTCGAGCACACAGATCATACAGTTTGGGTGACAGATGCTGCATATGTGTCTGCTCATCGTTGGCAAGCAAGATATTTTCCGGTCCAATCTCAATAGAATTTGTGTCACCAATTAACACAAGAGTAAACTCTGGATTCACTGGGAAAAAACGAATGGCACCATGTTAGAAATATTTCAAACAACATTCTAAGAGTTTAATAATGGAAAAGAACTAAAAGAACAAATTCTCACATTCATTAGGTTGTGATGGTGGACTTGTGTCCATCAGTGTTTTATTGTCCTCTGTAGAGCCTGTATTGGCAGTTAAAAACGAAAAGTCTGCAAACATCAGAGATTAATTTGAttagttttcttattttttcaaaGAATTTGACATATTGCAGAAATGTCATTTATAACAttgattaaaatgcaaaaatatgaCCTTTCCCATTGGATGATAAAGACTTGATTTCAGactctctgtcttttctgtctCCATGTTGTTCCCTTTCACCAGGTTTATTCACTGGATCAATCTAAGAACAAGAATAAATTGTTTGAGAAATACTGAAAAATTGAATATAGTTGTGTGATATAAATACTGTCAATAAATGCAAAAGTTAAATGAACTGTATGCTGGAAACTGACTACAGTGAAAATTACCTTTGCTGTAGCTGCAGTTTCCTCCAACTCATCTTCTGACAgatcatgtaaaaaataaattgcacagggttagcattaaaaatatttccAAACCATATCAGTCAGACTTTACAATCTAAATATGTATCTGAAGTAACGTGAAAATAAAATCGAATCaaagttttgcttttcttatttGCTGCAGATGGTATTTCAGATATAAATTCAGACTGACCTTTTGCCACTGGGCTGTCATCATTATTTGAGTGCTCAACATCACCGGGTTCATTCAGCAGGTCACTCTGAGAAATCAGATGATTTTAGCTTTATtggttatttattaaaacagaaacatataACTGGAGAATATAAAATCTTCTCTTATCATAAATGCTTAAATCAAATGTAGACTAATGACCTTCACTTTGACGTTAGATGAACTCTTCCCCTCATCTTCTGCAGGACAACCtggaaataaataagtaaataaataaataacaaaaaactccTCTCTGTCAAAGatgttttatacacacatacacatactgggTAAGTCATTTGTGTATATTGGGTATCAAATAAGTATAAACAGTTTTACCATTATAATTATGCAGGACAGTCattatataacaataataataatgatttattcAAGGAagcttttttgttattatagaTTTCTGCTTGGGGTATTTGTGCGTGAATTAAATTCCACaaattgcattttgttttgaaagtgcCAGATGTCGTAGGTGAAATGATTGGCCCCCTGTACATACTTTGTAATTTGATGCTCTGCCATTTACATAAAATTGCGACCTTTTGGACCAGTCCAATAAATATGTTTAGGTATCCCTGTATGAGCACCACGTTCTTGTTGGACTGTCAGCTATATTGTTGCTGATGTGTGGATCTCacaatttaaacatgaaaatctCACCTGTCTGATTTTGCTGAAACTCTGAGGAATCCGTCCCttcttctgtgtttgatttgaagTCCACATGTTTTTGCTCATCATTCTCATCCAGCGTCCCTCTGCTGCCGCAGTATGGCTTCTTTTCAGAGACCATAACATCTATTTTTTCCAGCAGTGCTGTCATTTCCTTAACATCTGTCATactttttgtgcatgtgtggtaCCTTTTTTCATCAAAACCTGTGTTGGCTTTCAAATCTGTCAGTGCACtttcacactctgcatctgcatCATGAGTCACAACTGTTATTAAATAAGAAAGTGACTCTTTCCCAAAAGCCTTTTCCAGCCACTGCACTCCTGCACTATGTTGGCTGCTATCCAGACTATTTGGTAATATCAGGAGAAAAACATGAGCTCCCTGATTTAGCAGGAGGTtctcagtgttttgctgaccAAGCATGTTGATCACAGAGATGTGTCGAGCACACAGATCATACAGTTTGGGTGACAGATGCTGCATATGTGTCTGCTCATCGTTGGCAAGCAAGATATTTTCCGGTCCAATCTCAATAGAATTTGTGTCACCAATTAACACAAGAGTAAACTCTGGATTCACTGGGAAAAAACGAATGGCACCATGTTAGAAATATTTCAAACAACATTCTAAGAGTTTAATAATGGAAAAGAACTAAAAGAACAAATTCTCACATTCATTAGGTTGTGATGGTGGACTTGTGTCCATCAGTGTTTTATTGTCCTCTGTAGAGCCTGTATTGGCAGTTAAAAACGAAAAGTCTGCAAACATCAGAGATTAATTTGAttagttttcttattttttcaaaGAATTTGACATATTGCAGAAATGTCATTTATAACAttgattaaaatgcaaaaatatgaCCTTTCCCATTGGATGATAAAGACTTGATTTCAGactctctgtcttttctgtctCCATGTTGTTCCCTTTCACCAGGTTTATTCACTGGATCAATCTAAGAACAAGAATAAATTGTTTGAGAAATACTGAAAAATTGAATATAGTTGTGTGATATAAATACTGTCAATAAATGCAAAAGTTAAATGAACTGTATGCTGGAAACTGACTACAGTGAAAATTACCTTTGCTGTAGCTGCAGTTTCCTCCAACTCATCTTCTGACAgatcatgtaaaaaataaattgcacagggttagcattaaaaatatttccAAACCATATCAGTCAGACTTTACAATCTAAATATGTATCTGAAGTAACGTGAAAATAAAATCGAATCaaagttttgctttttttatttgctgcaGATGGTATTTCAGATATAAATTCAGACTGACCTTTTGCCACTGGGCTGTCATCATTATTTGAGTGCTCAACATCACCGGGTTCATTCAGCAGGTCACTCTGAGAAATCAGATGATTTTAGCTTTATtggttatttattaaaacagaaacatataACTGGAGAATATAAAATCTTCTCTTATCATAAATGCTTAAATCAAATGTAGACTAATGACCTTCACTTTGACGTTAGATGAACTCTTCTCCTCATCTTCTGCAGGACAACCtggaaataaataagtaaataaataaataaataacaaaaaactccTCTCTGTCAAAGatgttttatacacacatacacatactgggTAAGTCATTTGTGTATATTGGGTATCAAGTATATACAGTTTTACCATTATAATTATGCAGGACAGTCATtctataacaataataataatgatttattcAAGGAagcttttttgttattatagaTTTCTGCTTGGGGTATTTGTGCGTTGATTAAATTCCACAGTAAAGaaattgcattttgttttgaaagtgcCAGATGTCGTAGGTGAAATGATTGGCCCCCTGTACATACTTTGTAATTTGATGCTCTGCCATTTACATAAAATTGCGACCTTTTGGACCAGTCCAATAAATATGTTTAGGTATCCCTGTATGAGCACCACGTTCTTGTTGGACTGTCAGCTATATTGTTGCTGATGTGTGGATCTCACAATTTAAACATGAACATCTCACCTGTCTGATTTTGCTGAAACTCTGAGGAATCCGTCCCttcttctgtgtttgatttgaagTCCACATGTTTTTGCTCATCATTCTCATCCAGCGTCCCTCTGCTGCCGCAGTATGTCTTCTTTTCAGAGACCATAACATCTATTTTTTCCAGCAGTGCTGTCATTTCATAAACATCTGTCATactttttgtgcatgtgtggtaCCTTTTTTCATCAAAACCTGTGTTGGCTTTCAAATCTGTCAGTGCACtttcacactctgcatctgcatCATGAGTCACAACTGTTATTAAATAAGAAAGTGACTCCTTCCCAAAAGCCTTTTCCAACCACTGCACTCCTGCACTATGTTGGCTGCTATCCAGACTATTTGGTAATATCAGGAGAAAAACATGAGCTCCCTG of Solea solea chromosome 16, fSolSol10.1, whole genome shotgun sequence contains these proteins:
- the LOC131475314 gene encoding uncharacterized protein LOC131475314 isoform X22; the protein is MSSTEDNKTLMDTSPPSQPNELNPELTLVLIGDTNSIKVGPENILLANDEQTHMQHLSPKLYDLCGRHISVINMLGQQNTENLLLNQGAHVFLLILPNSLDSSQHSAGVQWLEKAFGKESLSYLITVVTHDADAECESALTDLKANTGFDEKRYHACTKTMTDVKEMTALLEKIDVMVSEKKPNCGSRGTLDENDEQKHVDFKSNTEEGTDSSEFQQNQTGCPAEDEGKSSSNVKVKSDLLNEPGDVEHSNNDDSTVAKEDELEETAATVKIDPVNKPGESEQHGDRKDRESEIKSLSSNGKDFSLLTANMSSTEDNETLMDTSPPSQPNEWNPEFTLVLIGDTNSIKVGPENILLANDEQTHMQHLSPKLYDLCGRHISVINMLGQQNTENLLLNQGAHVFLLILPNSLDSSQHSAGVQWLEKAFGKESLSYLITVVTHDADAECESALTDLKANTGFDEKRYHTCTKSMTDVYEMTALLEKIDVMVSEKKTYCGSRGTLDENDEQKHVDFKSNTEEGTDSSEFQQNQTGCPAEDEEKSSSNVKVKSDLLNEPGDVEHSNNDDSPVAKEDELEETAATAKIDPVNKPGEREQHGDRKDRESEIKSLSSNGKDFSFLTANTGSTEDNKTLMDTSPPSQPNELNPEFTLVLIGDTNSIEIGPENILLANDEQTHMQHLSPKLYDLCARHISVINMLGQQNTENLLLNQGAHVFLLILPNSLDSSQHSAGVQWLEKAFGKESLSYLITVVTHDADAECESALTDLKANTGFDEKRYHTCTKSMTDVKEMTALLEKIDVMVSEKKPYCGSRGTLDENDEQKHVDFKSNTEEGTDSSEFQQNQTGCPAEDEGKSSSNVKVKSDLLNEPGDVEHSNNDDSPVAKEDELEETAATAKIDPVNKPGEREQHGDRKDRESEIKSLSSNGKDFSFLTANTGSTEDNKTLMDTSPPSQPNELNPEFTLVLIGDTNSIEIGPENILLANDEQTHMQHLSPKLYDLCARHISVINMLGQQNTENLLLNQGAHVFLLILPNSLDSSQHSAGVQWLEKAFGKESLSYLITVVTHDADAECESALTDLKANTGFDEKRYHTCTKSMTDVKEMTALLEKIDVMVSEKKPYCGSRGTLDENDEQKHVDFKSNTEEGTDSSEFQQNQTGCPAEDEGKSSSNVKVKSDLLNEPGDVEHSNNDDSPVAKEDELEETAATAKIDPVNKPGEREQHGDRKDRESEIKSLSSNGKDFSFLTANTGSTEDNKTLMDTSPPSQPNELNPEFTLVLIGDTNSIEIGPENILLANDEQTHMQHLSPKLYDLCARHISVINMLGQQNTENLLLNQGAHVFLLILPNSLDSSQHSAGVQWLEKAFGKESLSYLITVVTHDADAECESALTDLKANTGFDEKRYHTCTKSMTDVKEMTALLEKIDVMVSEKKPYCGSRGTLDENDEPKHVDFKSNTEEGTDSSEFQQNQTGCPAEDEGKSSSNVKVKSDLLNEPGDVEHSNNDDSPVAKEDELEETAATVKIDPVNKPGESEQHGDRTDRESEIKSLSSNGKDFSLLTANMSSTEDNKTLMDTSPPSQPNEWNPELTLVLIGDTNSIKVGPENILLANDEQTHMQHLSPKLYDLCGRHISVINMLGQQNTENLLLNQGAHVFLLILPYSLDSSQHSAGVQWLEKAFGKESLSYLITVVTHDADAECGRALTDLKANTGFDEKRYHTCTKSMTDVKEMTALLEKIDVMVSEKKPYCGSRGTLDENDEQKHVDFKSNTEEGTDQTGCPAEDEGKSSSNVKVKSDLLNESGDVEHSKNDDSPVAKGAADEVTHDNKDKVRN
- the LOC131475314 gene encoding uncharacterized protein LOC131475314 isoform X24 → MSSTEDNKTLMDTSPPSQPNELNPELTLVLIGDTNSIKVGPENILLANDEQTHMQHLSPKLYDLCGRHISVINMLGQQNTENLLLNQGAHVFLLILPNSLDSSQHSAGVQWLEKAFGKESLSYLITVVTHDADAECESALTDLKANTGFDEKRYHACTKTMTDVKEMTALLEKIDVMVSEKKPNCGSRGTLDENDEQKHVDFKSNTEEGTDSSEFQQNQTGCPAEDEGKSSSNVKVKSDLLNEPGDVEHSNNDDSTVAKEDELEETAATVKIDPVNKPGESEQHGDRKDRESEIKSLSSNGKDFSLLTANMSSTEDNETLMDTSPPSQPNEWNPEFTLVLIGDTNSIKVGPENILLANDEQTHMQHLSPKLYDLCGRHISVINMLGQQNTENLLLNQGAHVFLLILPNSLDSSQHSAGVQWLEKAFGKESLSYLITVVTHDADAECESALTDLKANTGFDEKRYHTCTKSMTDVYEMTALLEKIDVMVSEKKTYCGSRGTLDENDEQKHVDFKSNTEEGTDSSEFQQNQTGCPAEDEEKSSSNVKVKSDLLNEPGDVEHSNNDDSPVAKEDELEETAATAKIDPVNKPGEREQHGDRKDRESEIKSLSSNGKDFSFLTANTGSTEDNKTLMDTSPPSQPNELNPEFTLVLIGDTNSIEIGPENILLANDEQTHMQHLSPKLYDLCARHISVINMLGQQNTENLLLNQGAHVFLLILPNSLDSSQHSAGVQWLEKAFGKESLSYLITVVTHDADAECESALTDLKANTGFDEKRYHTCTKSMTDVKEMTALLEKIDVMVSEKKPYCGSRGTLDENDEQKHVDFKSNTEEGTDSSEFQQNQTGCPAEDEGKSSSNVKVKSDLLNEPGDVEHSNNDDSPVAKEDELEETAATAKIDPVNKPGEREQHGDRKDRESEIKSLSSNGKDFSFLTANTGSTEDNKTLMDTSPPSQPNELNPEFTLVLIGDTNSIEIGPENILLANDEQTHMQHLSPKLYDLCARHISVINMLGQQNTENLLLNQGAHVFLLILPNSLDSSQHSAGVQWLEKAFGKESLSYLITVVTHDADAECESALTDLKANTGFDEKRYHTCTKSMTDVKEMTALLEKIDVMVSEKKPYCGSRGTLDENDEQKHVDFKSNTEEGTDSSEFQQNQTGCPAEDEGKSSSNVKVKSDLLNEPGDVEHSNNDDSPVAKEDELEETAATAKIDPVNKPGEREQHGDRKDRESEIKSLSSNGKDFSFLTANTGSTEDNKTLMDTSPPSQPNELNPEFTLVLIGDTNSIEIGPENILLANDEQTHMQHLSPKLYDLCARHISVINMLGQQNTENLLLNQGAHVFLLILPNSLDSSQHSAGVQWLEKAFGKESLSYLITVVTHDADAECESALTDLKANTGFDEKRYHTCTKSMTDVKEMTALLEKIDVMVSEKKPYCGSRGTLDENDEPKHVDFKSNTEEGTDSSEFQQNQTGCPAEDEGKSSSNVKVKSDLLNEPGDVEHSNNDDSPVAKDELEETAATVKIDPVNKPGESEQHGDRTDRESEIKSLSSNGKDFSLLTANMSSTEDNKTLMDTSPPSQPNEWNPELTLVLIGDTNSIKVGPENILLANDEQTHMQHLSPKLYDLCGRHISVINMLGQQNTENLLLNQGAHVFLLILPYSLDSSQHSAGVQWLEKAFGKESLSYLITVVTHDADAECGRALTDLKANTGFDEKRYHTCTKSMTDVKEMTALLEKIDVMVSEKKPYCGSRGTLDENDEQKHVDFKSNTEEGTDQTGCPAEDEGKSSSNVKVKSDLLNESGDVEHSKNDDSPVAKGAADEVTHDNKDKVRN